CGAGTCGGCGACCAGCAGGCCGCGCGCCGTCAGGCGGCAGCGGTCGCCGGCGATCTCCACCAGGCCGTCGCGCACCAGGCGATCGAGGTGCGGGAACGCGGAGGCGGCGTCGCAGCCGAAGCGCGCCGCGAATTCGTCGAGGGCGAAGCCATCCGTGCAGCGCAGGCCGAGGAAGGCGATCTCGCCGCGCGCCTGCGCCTCGCTGAGCTGTTCCTCGCTCGCACGCGCCGTGCCGCTGGCGGTGGCGCGCTCCGTGTAGCGCACCGGCGACTTCTCGTTGCCCCAGCGGCGCCCCGGCGCCGGGTGCGGGGCGAACGAATGCGCACCGGCGCCGAGGCCGAGATAGGCGCCGGCGCGCCAGTAGTTGAGGTTGTGGGCGCAGGCGCGTCCGGGGCGGGCGAAGTTGGAGATCTCGTAGGCGTCGTACCCGCTCGCCGCGAGGACGCGCCGCGTCTGGGTGAACATCGCCACCTCGGCCTCCTCCGGCAGCGGCGTCAGCGCGCCGCTGCGCCGCTGGGCGTGAAAGGCCGTGCCCTCTTCATAGGTGAGCCCGTAAGCCGAGATGTGCTCGGGCGCCAGCTCGACCGCGGTCTGCAGGTCGGCGTTCCACTGCTCGGCGGTCTGCCCCGGCACGGCGAAGATCAGATCCAGATTCAGGTTCGCGAAGCCGGCGGCGCGCGCCGCCGCGATCGCCGCTCTCGCCTCGGCGGCGCTGTGGATGCGGCCCAGCGTCCTCAGGTGCTGGTCGTGGAACGACTGGACGCCGAAACTGATGCGATTCACCCCCGCCTGGCGAAAGCCGCGCAGTTTCGCCTCGTCGACGGTGCCCGGATTGGCTTCGAGCGTGATCTCGGCATCGGCGGCCACCGGCCAGGCCGCGCGCGCCGCGGCGAGCAGCTCCGCGATGGTCGCGGGCGCGAAGAGCGAGGGCGTGCCGCCGCCGAAGAAGATGGTCTGCACGCGGCCAGCGGCCCACGCCGGCTGGGCGGCCGCGGCGCGCATCTCGGCGATCAGCGCCGCCGCGTAGGCGCGCTCGGGCCACTGCTTCGCGGCGTAGGAATTGAAGTCGCAGTACGGGCACTTCGAGTCGCAGTAGGGAATGTGCAGGTAGAGCCCGAACGCCGTCACGGCGCGATCATGCGCGCCGTCGCCGCCGCGGGCAATGCCATCAATTCGTCGTTGACGACGCCCCGCGACTCGTGCGAGCGTCCGCTGGCTCCGGACGTCAAGACGATGCGCAACCGGCGACGATGGCTGGCCCTGGCGGGGGCGTTGACGCTGTGCGCGGCGTGGCGCGCGCAGGCGTTCGAGCACCAGGAATACCGCGCCGCGGACGGCACCACGTACCAGGTGCTGCGCTCCGTCGGCCCGCTCGGCGGCGGCGCCGAACGCGAGCGCATCACCACCCTCGCCGGCTCGCAGTCCGGTAGCGGCGGCTGCAATCTGTCGACGACGATGGCGTCGGCGGTCGTCGGCGTCATCCCGCCGGGGCAGAGCCTGCACCCCTTCGGCTCGATCCGGCGGACGGCGATCCTGCTCCCCAACGACATCACCGCCCTCGCCTTCGACCCCACGCACTCGGGCAGGGTGACGATCGGCACTGGGGGCTCCGCCCTCAAGGTGTGCCAGTCCGCTGCCGACTGCGGCGGCGGCGCAACCAACCTGGTCGGGTTGGCAACGGCCGACATGGACGTGCCGGCAGCCTGCATCGCCAACGGCCTGCAGGCGGACTGCGAGTCCAACACCCGTCAGGCCTTCGCCTTCGGCCTCGCCGCGACCGGCAATCCGCC
This genomic window from bacterium contains:
- the hemW gene encoding radical SAM family heme chaperone HemW, with amino-acid sequence MTAFGLYLHIPYCDSKCPYCDFNSYAAKQWPERAYAAALIAEMRAAAAQPAWAAGRVQTIFFGGGTPSLFAPATIAELLAAARAAWPVAADAEITLEANPGTVDEAKLRGFRQAGVNRISFGVQSFHDQHLRTLGRIHSAAEARAAIAAARAAGFANLNLDLIFAVPGQTAEQWNADLQTAVELAPEHISAYGLTYEEGTAFHAQRRSGALTPLPEEAEVAMFTQTRRVLAASGYDAYEISNFARPGRACAHNLNYWRAGAYLGLGAGAHSFAPHPAPGRRWGNEKSPVRYTERATASGTARASEEQLSEAQARGEIAFLGLRCTDGFALDEFAARFGCDAASAFPHLDRLVRDGLVEIAGDRCRLTARGLLVADSVFATFL